A single window of Nicotiana sylvestris chromosome 5, ASM39365v2, whole genome shotgun sequence DNA harbors:
- the LOC138868890 gene encoding uncharacterized protein encodes MSNPQDHPGTPPPPSPSDSSSSTPPSVSPKPRFQRKKMLAQKTVAFGALRKVLNERLKASQVKESLAPKSNSSSEFESFQSAADGDRHGFSDSEKTQESPFGVSSSMVENLETRFVLVGPIRDVELPEISRSEGKKKSEKEKERDGACGEERGKGKGAVLAICGVAQDRLDESGMKSGGSGSGEAAEGLVHISKQRDEPVSSTEETLADLLKKVGASYDPKKRKATTPKAPNVPKPSKKRKASSPTPIASLEPRGRATRSRVKQSEADLQKALEESKKRKKDKGKGKVVESSEVVEEEEMELVHQERGTTVEVPTPKPKKPKTSSKKSFSVHVAAKPTLAKRTRSAVKDKQTKVLMMMIGLEKKKMMNLRRNRISLPFLAEEKS; translated from the coding sequence ATGTCTAACCCACAAGATCATCCTGGCactcctccaccaccatctccCTCAGATTCATCCTCATCTACCCCACCCAGTGTATCTCCAAAACCTAGGTTTCAAAGGAAGAAAATGCTTGCTCAAAAAACTGTAGCATTTGGGGCTTTGAGGAAGGTTttaaatgaaaggttgaaagctagccaagtgaaagAAAGCCTAGCTCCAAAGTCTAATTCTAGTTCTGAGTTTGAATCCTTTCAATCCGCGGCTGACGGAGATAGACATGGGTTTTCTGACTCTGAAAAGACTCAAGAATCTCCTTTTGGGGTAAGTTCTTCTATGGTTGAAAActtagaaactaggtttgttctagtTGGACCCATTAGGGATGTTGAGTTGCCTGAGATTAGCAGGAGTGAAGGTAAAAAgaagtctgaaaaagaaaaagagagagatggtgcatgtggtgaagagaggggaaaaGGGAAGGGAGCAGTTCTTGCTATATGTGGGGTTGCACAAGATAGGTTAGATgagagtggcatgaagtcagggggaagtggttctggggaagcagctgaggggttggttcataTAAGCAAACAAAGAGATGAACCTGTTTCATCTACTGAAGAAACCTTGGCTGACCTactgaaaaaggttggggcaagttatgacccaaagaaacgcaAAGCTACTACACCAAAAGCCCCAAATGTTCCCAAGCCATCCAAGAAAAGAAAAGCCTCATCCCCAACACCTATTGCCTCTTTAGAGCCTAGgggtagagccacaagaagcagggtgaaaCAGAGTGAAGCTGATCTACAAAAAGCattagaagaaagcaagaaaaggaaaaaggataagggaaagggaaaggttgTAGAATCCTCAGAGGTTGTAGAGGAAGAAGAGATGGAACTAGTCCATCAAGAGAGGggtacaacagtggaggttcctacacccaaGCCTAAGAAACCCAAGACTTCCTCCAAGAAGTCCTTCTCTGTGCATGTAGCTGCTAAACCcacactagccaagaggacaagatctgcagTGAAAGATAAACAAACCAAAGttctgatgatgatgattggattggagaagaagaagatgatgaatttGAGAAGGAACAGGATAAGCTTGCCCTTTTTGGCAGAAGAAAAATCTTAA